A window from Opitutia bacterium ISCC 52 encodes these proteins:
- a CDS encoding sulfatase-like hydrolase/transferase, with protein sequence MADDLGAENLACYGNTIYQTPHLDRLVAEGARFENAFSTPVCTPTRAMILTGLYPNRTGFLERLDSPNDPEKKNRLPVHLKTFGQVFQEAGYKTAIAGKWHLGDFQTYPDQPTSHGFDEHCLWVQYWNGKRPSRYYAPHVWENGQYVVHEKEVFGPDLYADFLLDFIARNKESPFLAYFPMNLIHGPLINPPGLRDLAESNFPEDLGTNERKAGHMVTYMDGIVGRMLAKLEALGLRDNTLVIFTGDNGTSPGLTSRLGNFHLRGGKMTMNEAGTRVPFIAHWPEHIPAGKRTSFFTLMDVLPTMASIAGITLGHEVDGMDLSHNFYGIPGKDRDFFNMAFEGDCYFVRTDRFRLHEDGRFYEIPVTSNETRYSMEVVEDGHSHANIRAFLQGKLDDYISIKQTDTSYSIVPFGTNGDNYKNAQQ encoded by the coding sequence ATGGCAGACGACTTGGGGGCGGAGAATTTAGCTTGTTACGGAAACACCATTTACCAGACCCCTCATCTGGATCGATTAGTAGCAGAAGGCGCTCGCTTCGAGAATGCCTTTTCCACTCCTGTATGCACACCGACACGGGCAATGATTTTAACCGGACTATACCCGAACCGAACCGGTTTCCTCGAGCGGCTCGACAGCCCAAATGATCCTGAGAAGAAGAATCGGCTGCCGGTACACCTTAAAACCTTTGGGCAAGTGTTTCAGGAGGCAGGCTACAAAACAGCTATCGCGGGCAAGTGGCACTTGGGTGATTTTCAAACCTACCCGGATCAGCCCACCTCACACGGTTTTGACGAGCATTGCTTGTGGGTGCAGTACTGGAACGGCAAACGACCTAGCCGCTACTATGCCCCCCATGTATGGGAGAATGGGCAATATGTCGTTCATGAGAAAGAGGTCTTTGGTCCCGATCTCTATGCCGACTTCCTCCTCGACTTTATTGCACGAAATAAAGAGAGCCCTTTCCTCGCCTATTTTCCCATGAATCTAATCCACGGGCCTCTCATAAACCCACCTGGCCTTAGAGACCTGGCAGAATCCAACTTCCCCGAAGATCTTGGAACGAACGAGCGCAAGGCTGGGCACATGGTCACTTACATGGACGGCATTGTCGGACGTATGTTAGCCAAGCTGGAAGCACTTGGCCTAAGAGATAACACCTTGGTTATTTTTACAGGAGACAACGGCACCAGCCCTGGACTTACGAGTCGCCTCGGCAACTTTCACCTTCGTGGCGGTAAAATGACGATGAATGAAGCTGGCACTCGTGTGCCCTTCATCGCGCATTGGCCGGAACATATTCCAGCTGGCAAACGAACGAGTTTCTTCACCTTAATGGACGTGCTGCCAACTATGGCCTCCATCGCCGGCATCACTCTGGGGCACGAGGTTGATGGCATGGACCTTTCGCACAACTTCTACGGAATTCCAGGCAAGGACAGGGACTTCTTCAACATGGCCTTTGAGGGCGACTGCTACTTCGTCCGAACCGACCGCTTTCGTCTCCATGAAGACGGGCGGTTCTATGAGATCCCGGTGACCAGCAATGAAACGCGCTACAGCATGGAAGTCGTCGAGGACGGTCATTCACACGCAAACATACGCGCATTTTTGCAAGGCAAGCTCGATGACTACATAAGTATCAAACAAACGGATACCTCTTATTCAATCGTTCCATTTGGGACAAATGGAGATAATTACAAAAATGCGCAGCAATAG
- a CDS encoding sugar phosphate isomerase/epimerase produces the protein MKRRQALKQLAALAAVAPFSNSILQGASQSKLWLELAVQQYSFNRQLKAGTLDLLDFPKTVVEGTGIKVLEYFNGHMDDKAGKKSHFKELRKRTDDLGARNTMILCRSEPALDSPDPSIRAAAIEGYRPWLEATNILGASCIRVDIRSDGDAKEQKKYATEGLRALCSVSDKDFGGLDIVVENHGGHSSRGDWVAEVMKAVDLDNCGTLPDFQNFKDYDPYKGVKEMMPWAKIVCAKAKDFDADGNETNVDFRRMLKIVKESGFRGSIGIEFEGHGMDPVKGINATKRLINKVMAELS, from the coding sequence ATGAAACGACGCCAAGCACTCAAACAACTTGCTGCCCTCGCGGCAGTAGCACCCTTTTCAAATTCTATACTTCAGGGAGCTTCCCAATCGAAGCTCTGGCTAGAACTTGCAGTTCAGCAATATAGCTTCAACAGGCAACTTAAGGCAGGCACTCTTGATCTTCTTGATTTCCCCAAGACAGTCGTGGAGGGCACCGGGATTAAAGTGCTAGAGTATTTCAATGGCCATATGGATGACAAGGCGGGCAAGAAATCGCATTTCAAAGAGCTTCGTAAGCGCACCGACGACCTGGGAGCCCGAAACACCATGATTCTCTGCCGTAGCGAACCAGCACTCGATTCCCCCGATCCATCCATCCGAGCGGCTGCCATTGAAGGTTATCGTCCCTGGCTTGAAGCAACCAATATTCTAGGTGCAAGCTGTATACGCGTAGACATACGTTCCGACGGAGATGCAAAAGAACAGAAGAAGTACGCCACCGAAGGCCTACGTGCCCTCTGCTCGGTATCCGACAAAGATTTTGGCGGCTTGGATATTGTAGTCGAAAACCACGGCGGGCATTCCAGCCGAGGTGATTGGGTAGCCGAGGTCATGAAAGCGGTTGACTTGGACAACTGCGGCACTCTCCCAGATTTTCAGAACTTTAAGGATTACGACCCCTATAAGGGCGTTAAAGAAATGATGCCTTGGGCCAAAATTGTATGCGCCAAAGCGAAGGACTTTGATGCGGACGGTAATGAGACCAATGTCGACTTTCGCCGCATGCTCAAGATTGTCAAAGAAAGTGGTTTCCGCGGATCCATCGGCATCGAGTTCGAAGGGCATGGCATGGATCCAGTCAAAGGCATTAACGCCACCAAGCGGCTGATTAATAAAGTAATGGCTGAACTGTCCTGA
- a CDS encoding sulfatase-like hydrolase/transferase codes for MVIFALGESARKDKLGLYTSGVETTPFFDEFSHEHPSNFVLYEDVVAAASYTRVSVPSILSTSPTQRVEDFSSKPSILKVIKAAGRESILISNQNRKGFHDSFISAYMEDAKRLV; via the coding sequence TTGGTTATTTTTGCTTTGGGAGAGAGCGCTCGGAAGGACAAACTCGGGCTTTATACATCTGGGGTCGAGACCACACCCTTCTTCGATGAATTTTCACACGAGCATCCGAGCAATTTTGTTTTGTACGAGGATGTGGTAGCCGCTGCTAGCTACACGCGAGTATCCGTTCCTTCGATATTGTCGACTTCTCCCACTCAGAGGGTTGAGGACTTCTCCAGCAAGCCAAGTATATTAAAAGTGATCAAAGCTGCAGGGCGTGAATCGATCTTGATTTCTAATCAAAACCGAAAGGGATTTCACGATAGTTTCATCTCTGCTTATATGGAGGATGCAAAGCGTCTAGTATAA
- a CDS encoding sulfatase-like hydrolase/transferase has translation MDLVPYFDEEIQNPSQNSRLIILHFAGSHFRYSSRYPKSEEFFKPDTHMEEYLNSIRYTDKVLGEIVTRMMNLGHPAILLYMPDHGEYLNDYRDGFYDHGTRNFLTRFEIDVPFFVVFNNAYAEKYPDEVSRLSSRALIPISHDNLSHTILGAMGIYGSNYDAQYDLTAEGFNQMPRYIVERSNKVALLEEVEFNEEKFDGIVIQED, from the coding sequence ATGGATTTGGTTCCCTATTTTGATGAAGAGATTCAGAATCCATCCCAGAACAGTCGTTTAATCATCCTGCATTTTGCAGGTAGCCACTTCAGGTATTCAAGTAGGTATCCAAAATCTGAGGAATTTTTTAAGCCTGATACCCACATGGAAGAGTATTTAAATAGTATCCGTTACACTGACAAAGTCTTGGGTGAGATTGTAACAAGAATGATGAACCTGGGGCATCCAGCGATACTTTTATATATGCCCGATCATGGGGAATATTTAAATGATTATAGAGACGGGTTTTACGATCATGGAACTAGGAATTTCCTAACTCGATTCGAGATAGATGTCCCATTCTTTGTCGTATTCAATAATGCCTACGCGGAAAAGTATCCGGATGAAGTATCTCGATTAAGTTCACGAGCATTGATTCCCATCTCACATGACAACCTTAGTCACACCATATTGGGTGCTATGGGAATCTATGGCTCAAACTATGATGCTCAATATGATCTTACTGCCGAAGGGTTCAATCAGATGCCTAGATACATTGTCGAACGGTCAAATAAAGTCGCCCTGTTAGAAGAGGTGGAATTTAATGAGGAAAAGTTCGATGGTATCGTAATCCAGGAGGACTGA
- a CDS encoding PIG-L family deacetylase — protein sequence MTMNTTRILALGAHPDDCDEKAGGSAALWAQAGCAVKFASVTNGEGGHHEMSGEPLVERRRAEAKAAGQVAGIEYEVMDNPDGQLMPGLEERNSLMSLIREFAPDLILTHRPNDYHPDHRYTSQLVQDCSFLVGVPNICPDVPPLRKMPVIAYMSDDFQKPIPFKPDVAVDIDAVVETKVQMLHCHESQVYEWLPWVGQLKGGMPDDPEERLAKLREFALIFSQVGEEERDCLVKFYGEGHGKAVQYAESFEGCEYGSPLDADAIKRLFPFLP from the coding sequence GTGACTATGAATACAACCAGAATTCTGGCGCTTGGCGCCCACCCTGATGATTGCGATGAAAAAGCCGGTGGATCTGCAGCCTTGTGGGCGCAGGCGGGCTGTGCCGTAAAGTTTGCATCAGTCACCAATGGGGAAGGGGGGCACCATGAAATGTCGGGCGAACCACTCGTTGAGCGGAGGCGTGCGGAAGCAAAAGCCGCAGGGCAAGTTGCCGGGATCGAATATGAAGTAATGGACAACCCAGATGGTCAATTGATGCCGGGCCTTGAAGAGCGGAATTCGCTCATGAGTTTGATCCGTGAGTTCGCTCCTGATTTGATTTTAACTCACCGACCCAACGACTACCACCCAGACCACCGGTATACGTCGCAGCTGGTTCAGGACTGTTCTTTCTTAGTGGGTGTGCCAAATATTTGTCCCGATGTTCCACCACTGCGAAAAATGCCAGTCATTGCTTATATGTCAGATGACTTCCAGAAGCCCATCCCTTTCAAGCCCGATGTGGCAGTGGATATCGATGCGGTGGTGGAAACGAAAGTGCAAATGCTGCACTGCCATGAATCGCAGGTCTATGAGTGGCTGCCTTGGGTTGGGCAGCTTAAGGGTGGCATGCCCGACGATCCTGAAGAGCGGTTGGCAAAGCTTCGGGAGTTTGCTCTCATCTTCAGTCAAGTGGGGGAGGAGGAACGCGATTGCCTGGTTAAGTTCTACGGTGAAGGCCATGGGAAGGCCGTTCAATACGCAGAGTCCTTTGAGGGCTGTGAATACGGCTCACCCTTGGATGCTGATGCGATTAAACGACTGTTTCCTTTCTTACCCTAA
- a CDS encoding sulfatase-like hydrolase/transferase produces the protein MNNSHLRSLLVFCLLLSSVFSPIAIQAEHHQPNIIFILVDDLGWGDLGVFYQNQRKQGRKHATPNLDQFAAEGMQLRQHYCAAPVCAPSRASLLSGRHQGHEPIRDNQFDKALADSHNLGTVLKQAGYRTAMVGKYGLPGGDRELYDMDQWVAYPTLRGFDEFFGYVKHRDGHTQYPGNDYPRGDSELHRTGKPVFHNEYRLDDELAGSYTTDLFTAFAKKWMVDHQRVNPEQPFFLYLSHSTPHAALHVPSTPYPKGGGINGGVQWLGEAGQMINTAEGEIDSWIHPDYANTDWTEQEQRFATMVRRIDSSIADVIQTLKDLEIDRETMVVFTSDNGPHRESYIEGLTYNASSFDSFGPFHGIKRDVLEGGIRMPTLARWPGSIPAQSINSTPSQFHDWLPTLSSVAGLVAPAISDGVSLLPYLTGQGHARESTIYVEYVNTRNTPAYAEFDLHHQARIRQQMQVVFVDGYKGIRTGIQEHDDDFLIFDVDNDLRESMDLSGTNDYFTKLQQRMKDRVLQIRRPNESAPRPYDDAPIPGIETDRNPQRVGWKVYQGPFSWVPQTFGLEEVESGTSTKVDVSKLDIEAGGAAEFKGLLTIESPGDYLFKVDSDGGAILRLHDAVLVDNESVIDGKRATQGKALLEQGVHPYTLTYLRGSDREAKLSFSYSK, from the coding sequence ATGAATAATTCTCATTTAAGAAGCCTTTTGGTTTTCTGCCTTCTCCTCTCATCGGTATTCAGCCCCATTGCAATCCAGGCGGAGCATCATCAACCCAATATCATTTTCATCCTGGTCGATGATCTCGGCTGGGGAGATCTGGGCGTATTCTATCAAAATCAACGAAAGCAAGGCCGGAAGCATGCCACACCGAACCTCGATCAGTTTGCAGCCGAAGGCATGCAACTACGCCAGCACTATTGCGCCGCTCCGGTCTGCGCTCCTTCTCGTGCATCCCTTCTCTCCGGACGACATCAGGGACATGAACCGATTCGGGATAACCAATTCGACAAAGCCTTAGCCGACTCTCACAACCTTGGTACCGTGCTCAAACAAGCGGGCTACAGGACAGCCATGGTTGGTAAATATGGACTCCCCGGTGGTGACCGAGAACTATACGACATGGATCAGTGGGTAGCCTATCCTACCTTACGCGGTTTCGATGAGTTTTTCGGTTATGTTAAACACCGGGACGGGCACACCCAATATCCTGGCAATGATTATCCTCGTGGCGATTCCGAGCTACACCGCACTGGGAAACCGGTATTCCACAATGAGTACCGTCTGGATGATGAATTGGCAGGCTCCTACACTACAGATCTGTTTACCGCCTTTGCCAAGAAATGGATGGTTGATCACCAACGAGTGAATCCAGAACAACCGTTCTTTTTGTATCTGTCTCACAGTACTCCACACGCGGCCTTACACGTTCCTTCGACACCTTATCCCAAAGGTGGAGGCATCAACGGTGGAGTACAATGGCTTGGCGAAGCCGGTCAGATGATCAATACAGCGGAAGGCGAAATCGACTCTTGGATTCATCCGGACTATGCCAACACGGATTGGACGGAGCAGGAACAACGCTTTGCCACCATGGTTCGGCGGATCGACTCCTCAATAGCTGATGTTATTCAAACATTGAAAGATCTGGAAATCGACCGCGAGACAATGGTTGTCTTTACCAGCGACAATGGTCCGCACCGGGAAAGCTACATCGAGGGGCTCACATACAATGCCAGCTCGTTCGACTCGTTTGGACCCTTCCACGGAATTAAACGTGATGTATTGGAAGGAGGGATACGCATGCCGACCTTGGCTCGCTGGCCCGGCAGCATTCCAGCACAATCGATCAACTCAACTCCATCTCAGTTTCACGACTGGCTACCTACCCTAAGCTCAGTAGCTGGATTAGTAGCCCCTGCCATCTCCGATGGGGTTTCCCTTCTACCCTACTTAACTGGACAAGGTCACGCTCGTGAAAGCACTATTTACGTCGAGTATGTCAACACCCGCAACACACCCGCTTATGCAGAATTCGACCTCCACCATCAGGCCCGGATCCGCCAGCAAATGCAGGTTGTATTCGTAGATGGATACAAGGGCATACGCACGGGCATTCAGGAGCACGATGACGACTTTTTGATCTTCGATGTAGACAATGATCTTCGCGAAAGCATGGACCTCTCCGGCACCAATGATTATTTCACCAAGCTTCAACAACGCATGAAGGACCGGGTACTGCAAATCCGCAGGCCGAACGAAAGTGCTCCTCGCCCCTATGATGATGCTCCCATTCCCGGAATCGAGACAGATCGCAATCCTCAGCGTGTGGGATGGAAAGTCTATCAAGGCCCCTTTAGTTGGGTGCCTCAAACCTTTGGCCTCGAAGAAGTAGAAAGCGGCACCTCAACAAAAGTAGATGTCTCCAAATTGGATATTGAAGCAGGAGGAGCTGCCGAATTCAAAGGCCTGCTAACCATTGAATCACCGGGAGACTACCTTTTCAAAGTAGACTCGGACGGAGGCGCAATCCTCCGTCTTCACGATGCCGTGTTGGTCGACAACGAATCCGTCATCGATGGCAAACGAGCAACTCAAGGAAAGGCCCTTTTAGAACAAGGAGTTCATCCTTACACCTTGACCTACCTGCGAGGCTCTGACCGGGAAGCCAAGTTATCCTTTTCTTATTCGAAGTAA
- a CDS encoding peptidoglycan DD-metalloendopeptidase family protein yields MSNEPTYVDGGEDPKRKAIYYHNDLDFGGAEGMVEVVAATDGLVVSSGKDVLAGHEDSPVSERYDVVYILDDRGWYYRYSHLFSIDESIKIGTRVQMGQNIGILGKEGGSGGWSHLHFGIYSRQPSGDWGTQDVYGFVWEAYVHKHNPALLAVARPHRFKAVGETAVLDGSKSWSASDSISSYKWIITDGSEAVGPKSNRTYNKPGMYTETLRIEDSLGNVAYDFAVVQVSDPDRPDERAPSIHPVYYPTTDIHAGDKVTFKVRTFNTTDGYETWDFNDGSDPVTVHSDGNIRKLAKNGYAVTEHRFEKASTYIVGVERTNNRGESAIGRLAVHVE; encoded by the coding sequence ATGTCGAATGAACCCACCTATGTGGATGGCGGTGAAGACCCAAAACGCAAAGCGATCTACTACCACAACGATCTGGATTTTGGCGGAGCTGAAGGAATGGTCGAAGTCGTAGCCGCAACCGATGGGCTGGTCGTTTCAAGTGGTAAGGACGTCTTGGCTGGGCATGAAGATTCGCCGGTGAGCGAACGCTACGATGTGGTTTACATATTGGATGATCGCGGATGGTACTACCGTTACAGTCATCTCTTCAGTATTGATGAATCCATCAAGATTGGCACACGCGTTCAGATGGGACAAAACATCGGAATTCTGGGGAAAGAAGGCGGCAGCGGTGGCTGGTCTCACTTGCATTTTGGTATCTATAGTCGCCAGCCATCCGGTGATTGGGGAACTCAAGATGTCTACGGCTTTGTCTGGGAGGCCTACGTGCATAAGCACAATCCAGCACTCCTCGCAGTGGCTCGTCCACACCGCTTCAAGGCAGTGGGTGAAACAGCCGTGCTCGATGGATCCAAGTCATGGAGTGCCTCTGACAGTATCTCTTCCTATAAGTGGATAATTACCGATGGAAGTGAAGCTGTCGGTCCAAAATCGAATCGAACTTACAACAAACCAGGCATGTATACTGAGACTTTGCGCATCGAAGACTCGTTGGGAAATGTGGCATACGACTTTGCCGTGGTCCAAGTGAGTGATCCCGATAGACCCGACGAGCGAGCTCCATCTATCCACCCCGTTTATTATCCAACTACAGATATTCATGCAGGTGATAAAGTCACATTCAAAGTGCGCACCTTTAACACTACGGACGGCTATGAAACCTGGGATTTCAACGACGGATCTGATCCGGTGACAGTGCACTCCGATGGCAACATCCGGAAACTCGCAAAAAATGGATACGCCGTGACCGAACATCGTTTTGAAAAGGCAAGTACGTATATTGTAGGAGTAGAACGAACCAATAACCGAGGAGAAAGCGCTATCGGCCGATTGGCCGTCCATGTGGAATGA
- a CDS encoding Gfo/Idh/MocA family oxidoreductase: MNKHTSRRTFLKTAAAASAAIGMPTIIPASALGKNGSVAPSNRLVMGGIGIGPRGRKVLSCFLQQPDVQFIAIADAQEERREIVRRVVNRDYENEDCYKTRDMFEILENKDIDIVQITTGDRWHTLGTILAAKAGKDVYCEKPCSMNIKESQELADAVNKYERVFQSGTQRRNVNNFKFAAHLALSGKLGNVHTVHAGILKLKPDEEWLPEEPQPDKEECDWDLWLGPAPWRPYNKKYVQGRWRGHYDFHGGAGLPEWGSHTLDLCQWGANADNTMPIEYEYEGDTIHGKYNNGVKLVMRLSGFKGEGDWKVPGTCPVKFEGDEGWVEVGDHGNIVTSSESLKEGAPTEEMFGTDPIKHVRDFLDCVKTREKPACNQDITRRGHIACHAAAIGWQLGRKVEFDPVKEKFIGDKEAQKMANRVRRKPWRPNLKKLPAV; the protein is encoded by the coding sequence ATGAACAAACATACCTCACGTCGCACTTTTCTTAAGACCGCTGCCGCAGCTTCCGCTGCTATTGGCATGCCCACAATCATACCAGCCAGCGCTCTTGGCAAAAATGGCTCTGTTGCTCCAAGCAATCGCCTGGTCATGGGCGGAATTGGAATCGGCCCTAGAGGTCGGAAAGTGCTCTCTTGCTTTCTTCAGCAGCCTGACGTGCAGTTCATTGCCATTGCCGATGCTCAGGAAGAACGCCGGGAAATTGTCCGCCGTGTTGTAAATCGCGACTACGAAAACGAAGACTGCTACAAGACGCGCGACATGTTCGAGATTCTCGAGAACAAAGATATCGACATCGTACAGATCACCACGGGCGACCGTTGGCATACCTTGGGAACCATCCTGGCAGCCAAAGCAGGTAAAGACGTCTATTGCGAGAAGCCCTGCAGCATGAACATCAAGGAAAGTCAGGAGCTGGCCGATGCGGTGAACAAATATGAACGTGTATTCCAATCAGGCACTCAGCGCCGCAACGTCAATAATTTCAAATTTGCAGCCCATCTGGCCTTGAGTGGCAAACTCGGCAATGTGCATACCGTGCACGCTGGTATTCTGAAGCTAAAGCCCGACGAAGAATGGCTGCCAGAAGAACCTCAACCGGACAAAGAGGAATGTGATTGGGATCTCTGGCTCGGACCCGCCCCGTGGCGCCCCTACAATAAGAAGTATGTGCAAGGCCGTTGGCGCGGCCACTACGATTTCCACGGTGGCGCCGGATTACCGGAGTGGGGTTCCCACACACTTGACTTATGCCAATGGGGAGCGAATGCCGACAATACGATGCCCATCGAGTATGAATACGAAGGCGACACCATTCATGGTAAATACAACAACGGGGTGAAACTCGTCATGCGTCTCTCCGGTTTCAAAGGCGAAGGAGACTGGAAAGTCCCGGGAACCTGCCCTGTAAAGTTCGAAGGTGACGAAGGTTGGGTCGAAGTCGGAGACCATGGTAACATCGTAACCAGCTCAGAGTCCCTGAAAGAAGGCGCACCCACTGAGGAAATGTTTGGCACCGACCCGATCAAGCATGTGCGAGATTTTCTGGATTGCGTAAAGACGCGCGAAAAACCTGCCTGTAATCAAGATATTACAAGACGAGGTCACATTGCCTGCCATGCTGCCGCTATTGGTTGGCAGCTCGGCAGAAAAGTTGAATTTGATCCCGTTAAGGAAAAGTTTATTGGTGACAAGGAAGCCCAAAAGATGGCCAACCGCGTTCGCCGCAAACCCTGGAGACCCAATCTAAAAAAACTTCCAGCTGTTTGA
- a CDS encoding aldehyde dehydrogenase family protein translates to MHDALAEKLKTLGEAMTIGDGITDPTVDNGPMCTPEARAQVEAHVADAVDKGATLVSGGKAPEGESYTQGNYYLPTVITGATSEMRMMNEETFGPVVPLVPFDDLEAAIAQANDTPWGLAAYLFSQNTRSRFSKYRSQS, encoded by the coding sequence GTGCATGATGCCCTGGCAGAAAAACTGAAAACACTCGGTGAAGCCATGACCATCGGTGATGGCATTACCGATCCAACAGTGGACAACGGGCCCATGTGCACACCAGAAGCACGAGCGCAAGTCGAAGCCCATGTAGCCGACGCGGTTGACAAAGGAGCTACACTCGTGAGTGGAGGGAAAGCCCCAGAAGGTGAATCCTATACCCAAGGAAATTATTACCTCCCTACCGTAATCACCGGAGCAACTTCTGAAATGCGGATGATGAATGAAGAGACCTTCGGACCCGTGGTCCCCCTCGTTCCCTTCGATGATCTGGAGGCTGCCATTGCCCAAGCTAATGACACTCCCTGGGGCCTGGCCGCCTACTTGTTCAGTCAGAATACGCGAAGTCGATTTTCTAAATATCGAAGTCAATCCTAA
- a CDS encoding aldehyde dehydrogenase family protein has product MNVPEVQLLIDGSSVPATNNASYDLPSPATGEIIGRAASATIEDVNKAVASSKEAFMSWSKKTAWEREKIIRKATAHAKTKADLIGRYMALEQGKPLNQSVGEATGSCDMIDYYAAEGVRIEGTINPTEKSNFRSWVTYHPVGVCAAITPWNYPVALLAWKLGPALAAGCTIVVKPTPITPMCATAFCHALTEGGIPPGVINVITGPNAELGEALVKHADVKKVAMTGSTAVGKKILEACAPDLKKVSLELGGHCPAVLCEDADVDLAAQIIAYKGFRNCG; this is encoded by the coding sequence ATGAACGTACCCGAAGTTCAATTACTCATAGACGGATCATCCGTCCCCGCAACTAACAACGCCTCTTATGATCTTCCCTCACCCGCAACCGGTGAAATCATCGGCCGAGCTGCCAGTGCAACGATTGAAGACGTCAACAAAGCCGTAGCGAGTTCCAAGGAGGCGTTTATGAGCTGGTCCAAAAAAACAGCTTGGGAACGCGAAAAGATTATCCGTAAAGCAACAGCTCATGCGAAGACCAAAGCTGATCTGATTGGCCGCTACATGGCATTAGAACAAGGAAAGCCGCTCAACCAATCAGTCGGAGAAGCCACCGGCTCGTGCGACATGATTGACTACTATGCCGCGGAAGGGGTTCGTATCGAGGGAACCATCAATCCAACGGAAAAATCGAATTTCCGATCCTGGGTGACTTACCATCCCGTCGGGGTTTGTGCCGCCATAACCCCCTGGAATTACCCAGTCGCCTTGCTCGCCTGGAAACTAGGCCCTGCCTTAGCAGCTGGCTGCACCATTGTGGTGAAACCGACGCCGATCACTCCCATGTGCGCCACGGCGTTTTGTCATGCATTGACTGAAGGAGGGATTCCTCCAGGAGTCATTAATGTCATTACCGGGCCAAACGCCGAGTTAGGGGAAGCACTGGTCAAACACGCGGATGTTAAGAAGGTTGCGATGACTGGCTCTACCGCTGTCGGGAAAAAAATCCTCGAAGCCTGCGCTCCTGATTTAAAGAAAGTTTCGCTCGAACTGGGTGGTCACTGTCCCGCGGTCTTATGTGAGGATGCGGATGTAGATCTCGCCGCCCAAATCATAGCCTACAAGGGTTTCCGCAATTGTGGCTAA